The DNA sequence CTCGTCGTTTCCCATCAGCCCCGCCATATATTTTCCTAAAGCGACCACGCATGCCCCTGTTAACGTCGCTATGTCAATGATAACATCGCAGTCTTGTTTCACGGCGTATGCAAGGGCGTCGCAGAGTATCATTCTGCCCTCGGCGTCGGTGTTCAGCACCTCGACGGTTTTGCCGCTGAACGTGGTAATAATGTCCCCCGGCCGGTAGCTTGTCCCGCTGGGCATATTTTCCGCCGCCGGTATTATCCCGTAAATGTTAATCGGCAGCTTCAGTTCCGCCGCCGCCTTCATTGTTCCCAGCACTGCGATTCCGCCGCTTTTGTCGAATTTCATCTCATCCATATTGGCCGATGGTTTAATGCAAATCCCGCCGGAATCGAAAGTTATAGCTTTGCCGACAAGTGCGATTGTAGGCTTATTTTTCGCCGCTTTACCTGCTGGGCTGTATTTCAAAACGATAAATCTCGGAGGATTCTTCGACCCCGAACCTACCGCGAGAATTCCGCCCATCCCCTTCGCGGCCATTTGCTTTTCATCTAAAATTGTGCACGTCAGTCCCGCCGTTACCTTTGCTGTTTTCTTTGCTTCCGCCGCAAGTGTCTCAGGATTTATTACATTGGCCGGCCTATTCGCCAGCGTCCTCGCGTAACTTTGTGCCTTGCCGATGATGATACCCATCGAAAGGCCTTTCTTTAATTTCGCCTCCTTACCTGAATCCGAATCGATTACCTCAACGCTCAGCGATTTCAATCGTCCGTTTTCGCTACCAGTAACGAACTCATCATACCGGTAGCTGCCGAGATATGTCCCCTCAGCCATCGCTCTGCCCACCGCTGCCAAATCAAATTTGCCGTCGAATGCCCGATGCAGTGCTAAGCTTAGATTTTCTGCTTTTAGTTCCACCGATTTCTTTGCCGCGTTGGCCGCCGCCTTGCGGACCGTATCAAGCGTCGCCTTCTTTTTCTCGCCTAAGCCGACCAGCAGTACCCTCTTGGCTCCTATATTGTCGTTTCCGTAAACGACGGCACTTGTCCCTGCTTTGCCTTTGAAATCCCCGAGTTTCATTACTTGCTCAATTGCGCCGCCGAGCTTTTCATCCAGTTCTGCGTTTAATTTGTCCAGCCCTTTAACGTCGCTGAATAGTCCTGTTGCGAGCAAATCTGTTTTACATTTGCTGAAATCAATCTTGCGTGTTTTTAGTTCGATCTCGATAATTTCCTTCATTTTTGTTAATCCTTATTTTTGTTTTTGACCCTGTATCTTAAATAGCCCTCAACAAAGATGTCGATGTCTCCGTCCAGCACCGAATCCACATTGCCCGTCTGAATATCAGTTCGATGGTCCTTGACCATTTGGTAGGGCTGCAGCACATAGCTTCGTATCTGGTTTCCCCACGCTATTTCGCCTTTATTGCCGTACACTTTCGCAAGCTCTGCGTCGCGTTTCTGCTGTTCAAGCATATACAGCTTGCTCTTCAGCATCTTCATTGCCTCCGCCTTGTTGCGGTGCTGGCTCCGATCGTTCTGGCACTGCACCGCGACCCCTGTGGGTATATGCACAATTCTTACTGCCGAGCTTACCTTATTGACGTGCTGGCCGCCTGCCCCGCCCGCGCGATAGAAATCTATTTTGAGGTCTTCTTCGTTTATGTCAATATCAATATCATCGGTTTCAGGCACGACATCGACCGCTGCGAAGCTCGTATGCCGTCTTTTGTTGGAGTCAAATGGGCTTATTCGCACCAGCCTGTGAACGCCCAGTTCGCATGAAAGATTGCCGAACGCGAACGGCCCGCTTACCTTTAGCGTCACCGACCGCAGCCCCGCCTCTTCGCCCGGCGAAATATCCAGCTCCTCGACCTTGTATTTTTTTGCTTCGAAATATCGCCCGTACATCCGCAGCAGCATACTGACCCAGTCGCAGCTTTCTGTCCCGCCCGCCCCAGCGTGAATGCTGAAAAAGCAGTTCTTCGCGTCATCAGGCCCGCATAATAGCCCCTGCAGCTCGATTTGTTCGCATCGCTTTACCAGTGCCGCTAAATCATCTTCTACCTGTGCCAGCTCTTCTTTGTCCGACTCCGCCGCCGCCAGCTCGAACAGCTCCGCCAGATCTTTGACCTCGCGGGCAAGCTCCTCCACCGGCTCGATGATTGATTTAAGTGCGCTTAATTGTGTGACTACCGATTGTGCCGAATCAGAATTGTCCCAAAACCCCGGCTTGCTCATCTTCTCTTCTAATTGCCCCCGTTGCGCCTTCTTGCCGGGCAAATCAAAGCCAGTCCCGGATTTTTGCCACCCGGGCCAACAATTCTGCTATCGTAGATTTTAATTCTGCGGTTTCCACGCACCCGTCTATACCACATTCCCTCGCGTTATGCAACCGATTGTTTGGCCGTCCGGACAAGTTTATTGAGTCAGAAGCTGACCGCCGAGAATCCGGTTCACGTCTCTTTTAATGTCCGCTTCCGTAACAGGCCATCCCGCCCCGGCAATGTCCGAATACTTCTCGCCCAAAACCTCGGCAATGACCTTCCGCGAGTGCGACCATTTATATATGACCTGGTCGAGCACGCGGGCGTCGCTGTGCTGCGGTATCATCGTCAGTCCCAGAGTTTCGATGCGTTCGTACGTCATCTCTTTGATAATGCTCGGATTATTCAAATACCACCAGCACCCGAATATCATCAAGTTCTTAAACTTGCGGCCGACAATGCAAAGCTCGTGCTGGTTTTCACGAGACAGCATCGTCACCAGCAGTCTCACGTCCGGCCAGTCACGCGCAATCTTCTCTACCTGCTCGACGTCCGCCTTCGCTACGCCGTCGCCTGCGACCCTCAATGCCGGGTTTACCGACCTCTTGACCCCTATCATCATTGCAAATGGCAGCTTATGTTCACGCGCAATCGGAAGCACGCATTCGAGAATCAGTTTCGCCCTTGTCCCGCCGTCATCTATGCGGAAATCAGGCGGCAGCGAAACCGCCATATACATCGGATTCATCTTCTCAATCCACTTCTTGAGGAAATCTTTAACCAGGCTTACCGTTTTTGCGTCCGCCTTGTCGCCTGTTATTTGCCCGTTTATTTCTTTACCGTACTGTTTGAAATTATTGAGTATGTTGTCTATTCTCAACGCCGCCTTAAATCTGCTGTCCGGATTGCCGCCGTTGTTCCATACCTTCTGCTCTGTTTTATCGAACGGGTCGTTTGTCATAACGACATACTTAAGATTGGCGAGTTCGAAAACTTTATCGACATATTCACCGGTCGGAATCCCTGCGAAATACTTGCGTATTTTGCTGAGGTTTTTATCTTTCACGTCCAGCCCGAGCGAGTTCAGTACTGTCACCACCCCGCGTGCGGCTTCGCTTATCGGAGAATTTTTTATAAACATCTCTTCCCATATAAGCTCCGCCTGTTTCTGCTTCGGCATATTCCAGAATTCATTGTAATCCAGCTCCGGCTTATACCTGAACAGCTCCGCGATGAGGTAGTGATATGTTAGAAGTTCATCGATGCCCCATAAAAGTAAATCGCCGAAGGCCTCGCTGTATGTATGCGTATGAATGTCGGCTATCTGGGTTTCTTTGATGATTTTAGCTACCTGTTCTTTGACATTTTTTAGTTCCATTATCGTCTCCTCTGACTTTTTAATTGTTTCTTTTAAACCGTATAAGTTGACGCCGCTGTCTGGCCGCCTCGTCCGGTCCAGTTCGTGTGGAAGACCTGGCCCCTTGGCTTATCGACTCGTTCGTATGTGTGTGCGCCGAAATAATCCCGCTGTGCCTGCAGCAGATTTGCCGGCAGTCGCTCGTGGCGATAACCGTCATAATATGCAAGGGCCGAGCTGATGGCCGGCATCGGGACGCCGAATTTGACCGCCGCGGAAACAACCCGTCG is a window from the Phycisphaerae bacterium genome containing:
- a CDS encoding leucyl aminopeptidase, producing the protein MKEIIEIELKTRKIDFSKCKTDLLATGLFSDVKGLDKLNAELDEKLGGAIEQVMKLGDFKGKAGTSAVVYGNDNIGAKRVLLVGLGEKKKATLDTVRKAAANAAKKSVELKAENLSLALHRAFDGKFDLAAVGRAMAEGTYLGSYRYDEFVTGSENGRLKSLSVEVIDSDSGKEAKLKKGLSMGIIIGKAQSYARTLANRPANVINPETLAAEAKKTAKVTAGLTCTILDEKQMAAKGMGGILAVGSGSKNPPRFIVLKYSPAGKAAKNKPTIALVGKAITFDSGGICIKPSANMDEMKFDKSGGIAVLGTMKAAAELKLPINIYGIIPAAENMPSGTSYRPGDIITTFSGKTVEVLNTDAEGRMILCDALAYAVKQDCDVIIDIATLTGACVVALGKYMAGLMGNDEKLMKQLQTAAEESGEKVWLMPSGDEYAEEMKSKIADLKNTGSKWGGACTAAAFLRQFTGDAKWAHVDIAGMDMFEAATEHTTQGSSGFGVRLLTTYLMNIAK
- the prfB gene encoding peptide chain release factor 2 (programmed frameshift) — encoded protein: METAELKSTIAELLARVAKIGTGFDLPGKKAQRGQLEEKMSKPGFWDNSDSAQSVVTQLSALKSIIEPVEELAREVKDLAELFELAAAESDKEELAQVEDDLAALVKRCEQIELQGLLCGPDDAKNCFFSIHAGAGGTESCDWVSMLLRMYGRYFEAKKYKVEELDISPGEEAGLRSVTLKVSGPFAFGNLSCELGVHRLVRISPFDSNKRRHTSFAAVDVVPETDDIDIDINEEDLKIDFYRAGGAGGQHVNKVSSAVRIVHIPTGVAVQCQNDRSQHRNKAEAMKMLKSKLYMLEQQKRDAELAKVYGNKGEIAWGNQIRSYVLQPYQMVKDHRTDIQTGNVDSVLDGDIDIFVEGYLRYRVKNKNKD
- a CDS encoding glucuronate isomerase translates to MELKNVKEQVAKIIKETQIADIHTHTYSEAFGDLLLWGIDELLTYHYLIAELFRYKPELDYNEFWNMPKQKQAELIWEEMFIKNSPISEAARGVVTVLNSLGLDVKDKNLSKIRKYFAGIPTGEYVDKVFELANLKYVVMTNDPFDKTEQKVWNNGGNPDSRFKAALRIDNILNNFKQYGKEINGQITGDKADAKTVSLVKDFLKKWIEKMNPMYMAVSLPPDFRIDDGGTRAKLILECVLPIAREHKLPFAMMIGVKRSVNPALRVAGDGVAKADVEQVEKIARDWPDVRLLVTMLSRENQHELCIVGRKFKNLMIFGCWWYLNNPSIIKEMTYERIETLGLTMIPQHSDARVLDQVIYKWSHSRKVIAEVLGEKYSDIAGAGWPVTEADIKRDVNRILGGQLLTQ